One genomic window of Sodaliphilus pleomorphus includes the following:
- a CDS encoding DUF3467 domain-containing protein, producing the protein MANNDNQQQIQIEVPADEMQGKYANLAMITHGPNDFFIDMILMAPNMPKARVQSRIIMTPENAKQLLNALAQNVQKYEQTFGEIQPRMPRNVKPGAGDIIDFPLPKGQA; encoded by the coding sequence ATGGCTAACAACGACAACCAACAGCAAATCCAAATCGAAGTGCCTGCCGATGAAATGCAAGGCAAATATGCCAACCTGGCAATGATCACCCACGGGCCAAACGACTTCTTTATCGACATGATACTCATGGCCCCCAACATGCCCAAGGCACGCGTGCAGAGCCGCATCATCATGACCCCCGAAAACGCCAAGCAGCTGCTCAACGCCCTGGCACAGAACGTGCAGAAGTATGAGCAGACCTTCGGCGAGATTCAGCCCCGCATGCCCCGCAACGTCAAGCCAGGCGCCGGCGACATCATCGACTTCCCCCTGCCCAAGGGCCAGGCCTGA